The nucleotide sequence CCGTCGATTCAATCGTAGTAACACCGATCCATCATTATCATATTAGTGAGCGTGGTCAGAATATTATGACGAAAGAGAAACTGCTTGCAGTGGGCAGCCTAATGGAAAAGAAATTGGCCGCAGACAGAGACGCTGATAAAGAATGGCGCTAATGGGGTAAAAAATGCATCAATTATTTTTAGACATAGTTTTCTACGTATTTGCAGGGTTGTCGATACTATCCGCCCTGATGGTTATTACACAAAATAATCCTGTACGCTGCGTCTTGTTTTTGGTCTTGACCTTTTTTGCAAGCTCTGTGCTTTGGATACTCGTTGAAGCAGAGTTTTTAGCACTTATACTTGTCTTGGTTTATGTTGGTGCTGTGATGACCCTGTTTTTATTCGTGGTCATGATGCTTAATATTGATACAGAGTCGATGAAAGCACATTTTGTTCGCTATCTGCCATTTGGTTTGATTTTGGTTGCGTTGCTGACAGGGTTGCTCTTGGTTGCTGTCCCTGAAGACA is from Legionella donaldsonii and encodes:
- a CDS encoding NADH-quinone oxidoreductase subunit J, whose translation is MHQLFLDIVFYVFAGLSILSALMVITQNNPVRCVLFLVLTFFASSVLWILVEAEFLALILVLVYVGAVMTLFLFVVMMLNIDTESMKAHFVRYLPFGLILVALLTGLLLVAVPEDTFKTDVEQPALMSAQTGSSTTIDESNGVEPAKALSNTEKIGMVLYTDYVFAFEIAAVLLLVAIISAITLAHRGAIRSKRQNIVGQIMTRREDRVKLVKMKPEK